A single region of the Chryseobacterium culicis genome encodes:
- a CDS encoding arginine decarboxylase, giving the protein MKIKYSELIDQTLYFPTEEFNVSENNLLFHDVPLMDVVEQFGTPLKISYLPRISQNIQKAKSWFKEAFEKTGYKKNYTYCYCTKSSHFNFVLEEALKNDISIETSSAYDMDIVKSLYEKGKVDKNIEVICNGFKTDDYLTNISDMINSGFENITPILDNYRELDKLTESIDSTFNIGIRIASEEEPKFEFYTSRLGIGYKDIIPYYSQKIAEHPNARLKMLHFFINTGIKDTSYYWNELYKCLRVYARLKKIAPEVDSLNIGGGFPIKTSLNFDYDYQYMVEEIVSQIKKFCEEEGVEEPNIYTEFGSFTVGESGANLYKIISQKRQNDREKWNMIDSSFMTTLPDTWAISRHFIMLPLNRWEDTYERVFLGGLTCDSDDYYNSEQHTNAIYLPVFSDTKPLYIGFFHTGAYQETIGGYGGVHHCLMPQPRHVLIQKDENGELQYEIFREKQEPEDILKILGYK; this is encoded by the coding sequence ATGAAAATAAAGTACTCGGAACTTATTGATCAGACATTGTATTTCCCTACAGAGGAATTTAATGTATCTGAGAACAATTTGTTGTTTCACGACGTTCCATTGATGGATGTAGTTGAACAATTTGGCACTCCGCTAAAGATTAGCTATCTGCCGAGAATTTCTCAAAATATTCAGAAGGCCAAAAGCTGGTTTAAAGAAGCTTTTGAAAAAACCGGATATAAAAAGAATTATACCTACTGCTATTGCACAAAATCCAGTCATTTCAATTTCGTATTGGAGGAAGCTTTGAAGAATGATATTTCCATAGAAACATCTTCTGCTTATGACATGGATATTGTGAAATCTCTTTACGAAAAGGGAAAGGTAGATAAAAACATTGAAGTCATCTGTAATGGTTTTAAAACTGATGATTATCTGACAAATATTTCAGATATGATCAACAGCGGTTTTGAAAATATTACCCCGATTCTTGATAATTACAGAGAATTGGATAAACTTACAGAAAGCATCGATTCTACCTTTAATATCGGAATCAGAATCGCATCAGAGGAAGAACCGAAGTTCGAATTCTATACCTCAAGATTAGGAATCGGATATAAAGATATTATTCCTTATTACAGCCAGAAGATCGCAGAACACCCGAATGCAAGATTGAAAATGCTTCACTTCTTCATCAATACCGGGATTAAAGATACTTCTTACTACTGGAACGAATTGTACAAATGTCTTCGTGTATATGCCCGTTTGAAGAAAATTGCTCCTGAAGTAGATTCACTGAACATCGGAGGTGGTTTCCCAATCAAAACGTCTTTGAACTTTGATTATGACTACCAGTATATGGTAGAAGAGATTGTTTCTCAGATCAAAAAATTCTGTGAAGAAGAAGGAGTGGAAGAACCTAATATCTACACTGAATTCGGAAGCTTTACCGTAGGGGAAAGTGGAGCGAACCTTTACAAAATCATCTCTCAGAAACGTCAGAATGACAGAGAAAAATGGAATATGATTGATTCTTCTTTCATGACCACTCTTCCTGATACATGGGCCATTTCAAGACACTTTATCATGCTTCCGCTTAACCGTTGGGAAGATACTTATGAAAGAGTATTCCTGGGAGGGCTGACTTGTGATTCGGATGATTATTATAACTCTGAACAGCATACCAACGCGATTTATTTACCTGTTTTCAGTGATACAAAACCTTTGTATATCGGATTCTTCCACACGGGAGCTTATCAGGAAACAATTGGTGGATACGGTGGAGTACACCACTGCCTGATGCCTCAGCCGAGACATGTCCTGATCCAAAAAGATGAAAACGGTGAATTGCAATATGAAATTTTCCGTGAGAAACAGGAACCGGAAGATATATTGAAGATTCTTGGTTATAAATAA
- a CDS encoding tyrosine-protein phosphatase produces MNKLIKISVFTISLCCIVSCKTQHFETPEYGKNETEKVIHLKKVTNFRTVGNIKNTEGRTLKEGKLYRSAHLYKLKKKSFDDVEKLGIKEIIDLRNSKEIAQKPDQLPAETVYKKYSAFEDEGDQLAQAKKLVLKGKVNASDADKRMIDFYREYVTENPETIKRIITEILESKDPILYHCTAGKDRTGIITALLLTILKFDKETIYNEYLLSNNYRKDLVQKRLRLANTLHFLYPKMDLQVLGKLSWVEKRYLDAAFGEINKKYGSPDAYIQQALGISDAKRREYIQKFTY; encoded by the coding sequence TTGAATAAACTAATCAAAATATCAGTGTTCACCATTTCATTATGCTGCATAGTCTCATGTAAGACCCAGCATTTTGAAACACCCGAATATGGAAAAAATGAAACTGAAAAAGTGATTCATCTTAAAAAAGTTACCAATTTTCGGACGGTAGGAAATATCAAAAATACGGAAGGAAGAACATTAAAAGAAGGAAAACTATACCGAAGTGCCCATCTTTATAAGCTTAAAAAGAAATCTTTTGATGATGTGGAAAAATTGGGGATCAAAGAAATTATTGACCTTAGAAATTCAAAAGAAATTGCTCAAAAGCCGGATCAGCTGCCGGCAGAAACTGTATACAAAAAATACTCAGCGTTTGAAGATGAAGGAGATCAGTTGGCTCAGGCCAAAAAACTGGTTCTTAAAGGTAAAGTGAATGCTTCCGATGCCGATAAAAGAATGATTGATTTTTACCGTGAGTATGTGACGGAAAACCCAGAAACTATAAAAAGAATTATTACAGAAATTCTGGAATCTAAAGATCCGATTCTTTATCACTGCACAGCGGGAAAAGACAGAACGGGAATTATCACGGCATTACTTCTTACGATTCTGAAATTTGATAAAGAGACTATTTACAACGAATATCTTCTCTCTAATAATTATAGAAAAGATCTTGTTCAGAAGAGGCTTCGTCTTGCCAATACTTTACATTTTCTCTATCCGAAAATGGATTTACAGGTACTGGGAAAACTGAGCTGGGTTGAAAAAAGATATCTTGACGCTGCTTTTGGGGAGATCAATAAAAAGTATGGTTCTCCGGATGCCTATATTCAGCAGGCATTAGGGATTTCAGATGCTAAAAGGAGGGAATATATTCAAAAGTTTACGTATTGA
- a CDS encoding thiamine diphosphokinase — MNRKNIGIRMKDKALLFINGDAPKSLPNPANYGLVACTDGAFHYLKRMGFPLDKLDFISGDFDSHSGSDEDMYEGKFILTLDQEKTDFHKALEIIQEKGFSETDVFGGSGGEQDHFLGNLTVAYAFKEQIKIKFYDEFSEYYFIPNHFKLKGLKNRMISLYPFPSVNNITTQGLNWPLTQESLSITSRIGTRNFAAEDEISIEYESGDVLLFVGINEIEYPAIY; from the coding sequence ATGAACCGGAAGAATATTGGAATCCGAATGAAAGATAAAGCATTACTTTTCATCAACGGAGATGCTCCAAAATCATTACCCAATCCTGCTAATTATGGTTTAGTTGCATGCACAGACGGCGCTTTTCATTATTTAAAAAGAATGGGATTTCCTCTGGATAAACTGGATTTTATATCCGGTGACTTTGATTCACACTCCGGATCAGATGAAGATATGTATGAAGGAAAATTTATCCTTACCTTAGATCAGGAAAAAACAGATTTTCATAAAGCACTGGAAATTATTCAGGAAAAAGGGTTTTCAGAAACTGATGTTTTTGGAGGAAGTGGAGGTGAGCAGGATCATTTTCTGGGAAATCTTACTGTTGCTTATGCATTCAAAGAACAGATAAAAATAAAATTTTATGATGAGTTTTCAGAATACTATTTTATTCCGAATCATTTTAAGCTGAAAGGATTGAAAAATAGAATGATTTCTCTTTATCCATTTCCATCAGTGAATAATATAACGACTCAAGGACTCAACTGGCCTTTGACTCAAGAAAGTCTAAGCATTACTTCAAGAATAGGAACCCGGAATTTCGCTGCTGAAGATGAGATTTCCATAGAATATGAATCAGGAGATGTTTTATTATTTGTAGGAATCAATGAAATAGAATACCCGGCAATTTATTAG
- a CDS encoding cob(I)yrinic acid a,c-diamide adenosyltransferase, protein MKIYTKTGDKGQTALYGGTRVSKASARVDSYGNIDELNSFIGISKSHIEDEEVLRQLKKIQFDLFTVGSEAATPVDKLMLANGKSRLPIIISETEIEELEQWMDAFDEKLEPLQYFILPGGGKSATFLHAARTICRRAERSLVFLNESEEVRPELIKYLNRLSDYLFVLARYISKLNNEPEEYWNPNER, encoded by the coding sequence ATGAAAATTTATACAAAGACAGGAGATAAAGGCCAGACTGCATTGTATGGCGGAACAAGGGTTTCCAAAGCCAGCGCAAGAGTAGACAGCTATGGAAATATAGACGAATTGAATTCATTCATTGGAATTTCAAAAAGTCATATTGAAGATGAAGAAGTGTTGAGACAGCTGAAGAAAATACAGTTTGATTTGTTTACGGTAGGTTCAGAAGCTGCGACACCAGTGGATAAGCTGATGCTTGCCAACGGAAAATCACGCCTTCCGATTATTATTTCAGAAACTGAAATTGAAGAGCTGGAACAATGGATGGATGCCTTCGATGAAAAGCTGGAACCTCTTCAGTACTTTATCCTGCCAGGTGGTGGAAAATCTGCAACTTTTTTACACGCAGCAAGAACAATCTGCAGAAGAGCAGAGCGCTCATTGGTATTTCTGAATGAATCAGAAGAAGTACGCCCTGAATTGATTAAATATTTAAACAGACTTTCAGATTATCTTTTTGTGTTGGCAAGATACATTTCAAAACTGAACAATGAACCGGAAGAATATTGGAATCCGAATGAAAGATAA
- a CDS encoding TonB-dependent receptor plug domain-containing protein, with translation MEKNLFNRKIYALVLSGAGAMGYAQDSIKQNKIDEVVVTTGRTKPRTIITSAIPIDNISAVQLKSTGQVTFDKALTYAVPSFNSSQQTVSDATAHFDPADLRGLGPSRTLVLVNGKRKNQSALIYVNDTPGKGEVGTDLKSIPSAALQNVEVLRDGASAQYGSDAIAGVINIILKNSVGKSTVNLFSGITSKGDGFNIGADFNTGIRVAKTGSLNLTFGFSSQNKTNRAGAVTKDDLFGVDNAWTQANPGLGMIIGQPETKVGNMFVNFELPTGETGKFYAFGGTTYRSGTSFALYRTPYWVTSDFGLLTPQGQPYNGFQPQFKTDVYDYNLTSGWKGMFGKWSFDGSATFGSNAVDYAVGNTINTSLGANSPTYFKAGGHQFSNIIGNIDFSRDFGTLVLGAGAEVRNENYQARAGEEASYKGSGAESFPGLQPQNEVNKNRQNIGAYMNAEWDVTKNLLIGGTVRYENFSDFGNNVSWKGNARYKLLDDKLVFRGSVSTGFRAPSLHQIYYSNVQTKITGNTVANQGTFNNDSQIIRSDLGVPKLNAEKAFNITGGFAVKPFKNLTITADYYRIKIKDRVLFSGDIGYKTGAPGSPDLTNPVEVILNNNKITSLKFFTNAVNTVTEGVDFVANYYTSAIGKGKLGIIAAFNYNETKIVDNIAVPPILAENGYSENFFDRKEQSRIISARPKTKTILSLSYDISKFNFNLNNTYFGSVTWQHATDPAKDQTFSGKVITDIVLTYKITNDLKVSGVVNNLFNIYPDIIDSKGDVVTDLGGRFKYPWEVNQFGFNGTIFQLNVNYTF, from the coding sequence ATGGAAAAGAATTTATTTAATAGAAAAATCTATGCATTAGTATTAAGCGGAGCTGGTGCTATGGGATATGCTCAGGACAGTATAAAACAAAATAAAATAGATGAAGTGGTGGTTACCACCGGTAGAACCAAGCCCAGAACTATCATTACCTCTGCAATTCCTATTGACAATATTTCGGCAGTACAGCTAAAATCCACAGGACAGGTTACTTTTGATAAAGCTTTGACGTATGCTGTACCCTCTTTTAATTCATCACAGCAAACTGTTTCTGATGCAACGGCTCACTTTGATCCTGCAGATTTAAGAGGATTAGGGCCTTCCAGAACATTGGTTTTGGTGAATGGTAAAAGAAAAAATCAAAGTGCTTTAATTTATGTAAATGATACACCGGGAAAAGGTGAGGTAGGTACAGATCTGAAAAGTATTCCTTCAGCAGCCTTACAGAATGTAGAAGTATTGAGAGATGGAGCATCTGCGCAATACGGCTCTGATGCTATTGCAGGAGTAATTAATATCATTCTTAAAAACAGTGTGGGAAAAAGCACAGTCAATCTTTTTTCAGGTATTACTTCAAAAGGAGACGGTTTTAATATCGGAGCAGATTTTAATACGGGAATCAGAGTAGCAAAAACGGGAAGCCTGAATCTTACATTCGGATTTTCCTCTCAAAATAAAACGAACCGCGCAGGTGCTGTTACAAAAGATGACCTTTTTGGTGTCGATAATGCCTGGACGCAAGCTAATCCCGGTTTAGGAATGATTATAGGGCAGCCGGAGACAAAAGTGGGCAATATGTTTGTCAATTTTGAGTTGCCAACAGGTGAAACGGGCAAATTTTATGCTTTTGGGGGTACCACTTACAGAAGTGGGACCAGTTTTGCTTTGTACAGAACTCCTTATTGGGTAACTTCAGATTTTGGTTTATTAACTCCACAAGGACAACCTTACAATGGATTTCAACCGCAATTTAAAACAGATGTTTACGATTATAATTTAACCTCCGGGTGGAAAGGAATGTTTGGAAAATGGAGTTTTGATGGGAGTGCAACCTTTGGCTCTAATGCCGTAGATTATGCTGTAGGAAATACCATTAATACATCTTTGGGTGCAAATTCACCCACCTATTTTAAAGCAGGTGGCCACCAGTTCAGTAATATTATTGGAAACATAGATTTCAGCCGGGATTTTGGTACCCTTGTTTTAGGAGCGGGAGCTGAAGTGCGCAATGAAAATTATCAGGCAAGGGCAGGAGAGGAAGCATCTTATAAAGGAAGTGGAGCAGAATCATTTCCGGGACTGCAGCCTCAAAATGAAGTTAACAAAAATCGTCAGAATATCGGAGCTTACATGAATGCTGAATGGGATGTTACGAAAAACCTGTTAATTGGAGGAACGGTGAGGTATGAAAATTTCAGTGATTTCGGAAATAATGTTTCATGGAAAGGAAACGCAAGATATAAATTACTGGATGATAAATTGGTTTTCCGAGGGTCGGTTTCTACGGGATTCCGTGCTCCTTCGTTACACCAGATTTATTACTCTAATGTTCAAACCAAAATTACAGGGAATACGGTAGCTAATCAGGGTACTTTTAATAATGACTCTCAAATTATAAGATCCGATCTTGGGGTGCCCAAATTAAATGCTGAAAAAGCTTTTAATATTACGGGAGGATTTGCCGTAAAGCCTTTTAAAAACCTGACTATTACCGCAGATTATTACAGAATAAAAATTAAAGACCGGGTTCTTTTCTCAGGAGATATTGGGTACAAAACCGGTGCTCCAGGGAGTCCGGATCTAACAAACCCTGTGGAAGTCATATTAAATAATAACAAAATAACCTCTCTGAAGTTTTTTACCAATGCGGTAAATACAGTGACTGAAGGGGTTGATTTTGTAGCTAATTATTATACTTCTGCTATTGGCAAAGGAAAATTGGGAATTATTGCTGCTTTCAATTATAACGAAACTAAAATAGTAGATAATATTGCTGTTCCGCCTATTTTGGCTGAAAACGGCTATTCAGAAAACTTTTTTGATAGAAAAGAACAATCCAGAATTATCTCTGCAAGACCAAAAACAAAAACTATTCTTAGTCTTTCGTATGATATTTCAAAGTTTAATTTTAACCTTAATAATACGTATTTTGGTTCGGTTACATGGCAGCACGCTACTGATCCTGCCAAAGATCAGACATTTTCTGGTAAGGTAATTACAGACATCGTTTTAACCTATAAAATCACGAATGATCTTAAAGTTTCCGGAGTTGTCAATAACTTATTTAATATTTATCCGGATATAATAGACAGCAAAGGAGATGTAGTCACAGATCTTGGAGGAAGGTTCAAATACCCTTGGGAGGTGAATCAGTTTGGATTTAACGGAACTATTTTTCAGCTCAATGTCAATTATACTTTTTAA
- a CDS encoding DinB family protein, whose product MTTTATATKQFMTSEQLLNDWQGHRNLTRRVIESFPEKELFEFSVGGMRPFAKLAVELIGIAGPALKGIVEGTTEAYNEEAFNPKTKEEILKKWDEETHVINHYFSLISEDRFQETFNLFGEYEFPVYQNILYFVDNEVHHRGQGYVYLRALGIEPPFFWERF is encoded by the coding sequence ATGACAACTACAGCCACAGCCACAAAACAATTTATGACTTCTGAACAATTATTAAACGATTGGCAGGGACACAGAAATCTGACGAGAAGAGTTATTGAATCTTTTCCTGAGAAAGAACTATTTGAATTTTCAGTAGGCGGAATGAGACCATTTGCAAAGCTTGCAGTAGAACTGATCGGAATTGCCGGACCTGCTTTAAAAGGAATTGTTGAAGGGACTACAGAAGCTTACAACGAGGAAGCTTTCAATCCGAAAACAAAAGAAGAAATCTTAAAGAAGTGGGATGAAGAAACCCATGTGATCAATCATTATTTCAGTCTGATTTCTGAGGATCGTTTCCAGGAAACTTTCAATTTATTCGGAGAGTATGAGTTTCCGGTATATCAAAACATTCTTTATTTTGTAGATAATGAGGTTCACCATCGTGGACAAGGATATGTGTATCTGAGAGCTTTAGGAATTGAACCTCCTTTCTTCTGGGAAAGATTCTAA
- a CDS encoding helix-turn-helix transcriptional regulator, which produces MNDHYLKKLDRVTAILTQLQSKPIVRAQDLAEKFDVSIRTIYRDVKTLENAGIPIVGEAGNGYSLMDGYKLPPIMFTKEEVLSFITAEKLMQKFSHQSLGNHYQAAMEKVRSVLKYSDKNLIKNIEKQIDVFSFHTDSGDSLKNVIPIILESIAEKSQLNIKYQTVDGRVNNRTIETVGMFFEFNFWYIMAFCMLRKDFRQFRIDRILEISKTPNPFVQEYGQVNDYRKKSNGNKVKAKLLVDKKIMNHLVNSKKYYGLIEEVETENGVELTFETEWINDGFPRWLITFADYATVLEPESLRTRLKELLLKMTERHQ; this is translated from the coding sequence ATGAACGACCACTATCTTAAAAAACTCGATCGGGTAACGGCCATCCTTACCCAGCTACAGTCTAAACCTATTGTGAGGGCTCAGGATCTGGCTGAAAAATTCGATGTCAGTATCAGAACCATTTATCGTGATGTGAAAACGCTGGAAAATGCTGGGATTCCTATTGTGGGAGAAGCGGGTAACGGATATTCTTTAATGGACGGTTATAAACTTCCTCCGATCATGTTTACCAAAGAAGAGGTGTTAAGTTTCATTACCGCAGAAAAACTGATGCAGAAATTTTCCCATCAAAGCTTAGGGAATCATTATCAGGCTGCCATGGAAAAAGTGCGTTCGGTGCTGAAATATTCGGATAAAAATCTAATTAAAAATATTGAAAAACAGATTGATGTTTTCAGCTTTCATACAGATTCCGGGGACTCCTTGAAAAATGTGATTCCTATTATTCTCGAAAGTATTGCAGAGAAAAGCCAGTTGAATATAAAATATCAGACGGTAGACGGGAGAGTGAATAACAGAACGATTGAAACAGTGGGAATGTTTTTTGAGTTTAATTTTTGGTACATCATGGCATTCTGTATGTTGAGAAAAGATTTCAGACAGTTTCGTATTGACAGGATTCTGGAAATTTCAAAAACACCGAATCCTTTTGTGCAGGAATACGGTCAGGTGAATGATTATCGCAAAAAATCAAACGGAAATAAGGTTAAAGCCAAACTTCTGGTTGATAAAAAGATCATGAATCACCTGGTAAATTCTAAGAAATACTATGGATTGATAGAAGAAGTAGAAACAGAAAATGGAGTAGAACTGACTTTTGAAACAGAATGGATCAATGACGGTTTCCCCCGCTGGCTCATCACTTTTGCAGACTATGCCACCGTTCTTGAACCCGAAAGCCTTCGCACACGATTGAAAGAACTGCTTCTGAAAATGACAGAAAGACATCAATAA
- a CDS encoding Crp/Fnr family transcriptional regulator, giving the protein MLHTHFVQSIEKILKPEQAVIDGLVSNLESKTYRKGDFLLKADETCRYFYFIEKGLVKLFFDNGDKDFIMTFFAENAFFAELSGFLTGNPSKYMIVALEPTEVFRVHRDVVEGLCKKYHTAETLFSKLYSKAPVNMMGRISEMLEDDGKKRYHNFLKQRPDLIQRISLGDLADYIGITQVSLSRIRAQKL; this is encoded by the coding sequence ATGCTTCACACTCATTTCGTTCAGTCTATTGAAAAAATCTTAAAACCGGAACAGGCAGTGATAGATGGACTTGTTTCCAATCTGGAATCCAAAACTTACAGAAAAGGAGATTTTCTGTTAAAAGCTGATGAAACCTGCAGGTATTTTTATTTCATTGAAAAAGGGCTTGTAAAACTGTTTTTTGACAATGGAGATAAAGATTTTATCATGACATTTTTTGCTGAGAATGCTTTTTTTGCAGAATTGAGTGGTTTTCTTACCGGAAATCCATCAAAATATATGATAGTTGCTTTGGAACCTACAGAAGTTTTTCGGGTACACAGAGATGTTGTTGAAGGATTATGCAAAAAATATCACACGGCAGAAACACTTTTCAGTAAGCTGTACTCAAAAGCTCCGGTGAATATGATGGGAAGAATCAGTGAAATGCTGGAAGATGATGGAAAAAAGCGGTATCATAATTTCCTGAAACAAAGACCTGATCTTATTCAACGCATCAGTCTTGGGGATCTTGCTGATTATATTGGCATCACTCAGGTTTCTCTGAGCAGAATCAGAGCACAGAAATTATGA
- a CDS encoding carboxymuconolactone decarboxylase family protein: protein MSQRINAFAIGNKAVNALHNMGFQVQHSSLDNSFLELMYFRVSQMNGCAFCLDMHSKELRAKGESEQRIFLVSAWRECSFYTDKEKAGLLWAETLTALKGNEVDDKIYSKVSHYFSETEMVDLTMAVIAINSYNRINIAFGADVGTYQVPEKAL from the coding sequence ATGTCACAAAGAATCAACGCATTTGCCATCGGAAATAAGGCTGTAAATGCACTTCACAACATGGGATTTCAGGTACAGCATTCTTCACTGGACAATTCATTTCTGGAACTGATGTATTTCAGAGTTTCACAAATGAATGGCTGTGCATTTTGTCTGGATATGCATTCCAAAGAATTAAGAGCGAAAGGGGAATCTGAGCAGAGAATATTTCTGGTAAGCGCCTGGAGAGAATGTTCATTTTACACCGATAAAGAAAAAGCCGGGCTGTTATGGGCAGAAACTTTAACGGCATTGAAAGGTAATGAAGTGGATGATAAGATTTATTCAAAAGTAAGTCATTATTTCTCTGAAACTGAAATGGTAGATTTAACCATGGCTGTTATTGCCATCAACAGTTATAACAGAATTAATATTGCTTTCGGAGCTGATGTAGGTACTTATCAGGTTCCTGAAAAAGCGCTTTAA
- a CDS encoding ABC transporter ATP-binding protein has protein sequence MIYGTLFLTFLGALAAQVNPIVLKYTVDEVTKLTHLPHPMSEGIHILIIISIILLGKELLNIFINFGQKFYGEKIRINVSSVLAQSAIDKILTYRVAYFNDENHESGKLQIRIDRGIESLTRLVQNFFIDILPLFSNAIIALIIMYMQNVYVGLVSTIIVPIYFYISSLQAKKLGGVRRQLRNQRERKTSGLLNLINSIMVIKSFVREKFEGKKQYDLQMELMESQMITRRTNFIYDGLKTFIEQFGVVLIILLTVYLVLDQQMTIGAIMLHIMLFNNVSAPIRQLHRIYDDMNDAMIYAEGYFDILNADNETESNGDFVEKQIKGTFELKNVDFTYPNGTKALHGVSMKIENGKTTALVGLSGAGKSTVINLLCKFYLPDSGEILLDGVNLNEYDNTFLRSDLGLVLQKNHIFQGSIEDNIRYGDMNASFEEIQEAAKKAYLHEQIMDLPDKYLHDATQLSGGQQQRIAIARLFLKNPPIIFLDEPTASLDAIATEQIKNSLDAIKEGRTVIIISHSLSQILDSDTIYVMKKGQVVENGTHDELYNKEGTYREIFDASARSLNLDKLVNTFKEN, from the coding sequence ATGATTTACGGAACCCTGTTTCTTACTTTTCTCGGAGCTTTGGCTGCGCAGGTTAACCCAATTGTTTTGAAATATACAGTAGATGAGGTTACAAAGCTTACTCACCTTCCGCATCCGATGTCAGAGGGAATCCATATTCTTATCATCATTTCCATTATTTTACTGGGAAAGGAATTGCTGAATATCTTTATCAATTTCGGACAGAAATTTTATGGGGAGAAGATTAGAATCAACGTAAGCTCAGTATTGGCACAATCAGCGATTGATAAGATTTTAACCTACAGGGTTGCTTATTTTAATGATGAAAACCATGAGTCCGGAAAACTCCAGATCAGAATAGACCGTGGAATAGAAAGTCTGACAAGGCTGGTTCAGAACTTTTTCATTGATATCCTTCCTCTTTTTTCCAATGCGATTATTGCACTGATCATTATGTACATGCAGAATGTGTATGTGGGACTTGTTTCAACGATTATTGTTCCGATTTATTTTTACATAAGTTCTCTGCAGGCCAAAAAATTGGGAGGAGTCCGCCGCCAGCTCAGAAATCAAAGGGAAAGAAAGACATCCGGACTTTTAAATCTGATCAATTCTATTATGGTCATTAAAAGTTTTGTCCGTGAAAAATTTGAAGGAAAAAAACAATATGATCTTCAGATGGAGTTGATGGAAAGCCAGATGATCACGAGAAGAACCAATTTTATTTATGATGGATTAAAAACTTTTATAGAACAGTTCGGAGTGGTTCTGATTATTCTTTTAACCGTTTATCTGGTTCTCGATCAGCAAATGACAATTGGTGCCATCATGCTTCATATCATGCTTTTTAACAATGTTTCAGCACCCATTCGTCAGCTTCACAGAATTTATGATGATATGAACGATGCCATGATCTATGCCGAAGGTTATTTCGATATTCTGAATGCAGATAACGAGACGGAATCGAACGGAGACTTTGTAGAAAAACAAATCAAAGGAACTTTTGAACTGAAAAATGTAGATTTTACGTATCCGAACGGAACTAAAGCTTTACATGGTGTTTCTATGAAAATTGAAAATGGAAAAACTACGGCTTTGGTAGGATTAAGTGGTGCAGGAAAGTCCACGGTTATAAATCTTTTATGCAAATTTTATCTTCCGGATTCCGGAGAAATTCTTTTGGATGGAGTTAACCTTAATGAATACGACAATACCTTTCTAAGAAGCGACCTTGGGCTGGTACTTCAGAAAAATCATATCTTTCAGGGAAGCATAGAAGATAATATCCGCTACGGAGATATGAATGCAAGTTTTGAAGAAATTCAGGAAGCAGCAAAAAAAGCTTATCTGCACGAGCAGATTATGGATCTTCCCGACAAATACCTGCATGATGCCACTCAGCTTTCCGGAGGACAGCAGCAGAGAATTGCCATTGCAAGATTATTTCTTAAAAATCCTCCGATTATCTTTTTGGATGAACCCACAGCCAGCCTTGATGCTATAGCTACTGAACAGATCAAAAATTCCCTGGATGCTATAAAAGAAGGAAGAACAGTGATTATCATTTCTCATTCCCTGTCACAGATTCTGGATTCAGATACCATTTATGTGATGAAGAAAGGACAAGTGGTAGAGAATGGAACTCATGATGAATTGTACAATAAAGAAGGAACTTATCGTGAGATTTTTGACGCATCTGCAAGGAGCCTGAACCTTGATAAACTGGTGAATACTTTTAAAGAAAATTAA
- a CDS encoding TM2 domain-containing protein produces MENYGYTKTENVQNQQSNVPYRSEKKIPAAILGILVGWLALNKFYLGYTKEGIIQLVLNVVTFGAASIIPFIEGILYLFMSDKQFDDTYVYGKKGWL; encoded by the coding sequence ATGGAAAATTACGGTTATACAAAAACAGAGAATGTACAAAACCAGCAAAGCAATGTCCCTTACCGCTCGGAAAAGAAAATCCCTGCTGCTATATTGGGAATTCTTGTGGGATGGCTGGCTTTAAATAAGTTTTATCTGGGTTATACCAAAGAGGGAATCATTCAGTTGGTTCTGAATGTCGTTACTTTTGGTGCAGCTTCAATTATTCCTTTTATTGAAGGTATTTTATATCTCTTTATGAGTGACAAACAGTTTGATGACACTTATGTTTATGGAAAAAAAGGGTGGTTATAA